The segment AGATCAGAAAAGGTCTAAACTACTTTAAAATTTACATTTTCTCTCAAAAGCAAAGTCAAAAACAATAATGCCGGCAACTTTTTCCATTTCCATTATCGTTTTTTCGGTATATCATTTTCTGGTTGCTACGGTCAGAAAAGTTCGAAAACATCTCTGGAATACCGAGAATTGTCGTTtttattttcatccctactcaCAATTAACTATAATCCATAGAGAGAAAAAATGTTATTCCCTCCGTCCACTTTTACAAgacttatttttattttaaaaagtcaATCTTCATAAGTTTTAACcaacaattagttaaattatatacatgtttaatTCACAAAAGGTGTATCAATGTATGCTTATTTCAAAGTgcttttaatatgatattgattttgtacCATTGACAATACattgtaagagaaattaaaGGTTAAGTTATACTTTTGAAGACTTTCTCTAACTAAAATAAGtcttataaaaatagatagagTGAGTATCTTTTGCCATCTACGTGGCAAAACACTCTTATTATCTTGTTTTAATCGATATCAGAAATACAGCCATCCAAAAAAGAGTATCAGGGCGTAATTTTGTTCCTGTTTTATAAGTTCAAAGTGTAAATTGATCCCAGTTTATAAAATCACAAGTCttattctaaaaaaattgtgtGTGAGGGGGGTGGGGGTGCACTAGAATTGGCCTTATTCCATTGCAGGAATATAATATCTTTTTTAACAGGAAATAGGAATATTATAAACTTGAGTTACCGTTGTAACAACAagtactttaaaaattcatttcttacaatactattacaacatctccTAATCATATTAGAATATTCTTATTTATTTATCTTCAACAACTACCTATTTTCTATCATCTATTATTTTTCTCCCCCATCTAGAGCTAAGTGATGTTAGTATCTGTCCTCCCTCATCACTGTAACAACAGGAAACCGGCTGGAGCTGCCCGCACTCCAAAGTTGCTGTTTTTTCGTCAGCTTGTGCTGTCAAATCGCCGCGTTCTGGTTTGCTCTCTGGAGCTCTGCCTCTCTCCCCTGCTTGTTGCGCAGGCCAGCAGTTACCAAAGCATCACTCCAACAATGCAGCAACTGGTGTTAGTGGACACGGACATAGCGTCCGAATTCACCTCGAATTCGAGTATCCAATTCGGAAGAGAAAAATTTGGATATGTAAAGTACAACTTGAAATCCAACTTAGATTCGATTACTcgattcggtaaaaaaaaattagacacgtGAAATACAACTCGAAATCCGATCAGGATGTTAGAATCTGACTAGGATTTAAGTATCcgattcggaaaaaaaaaatggacacGGCAGGTAACACTAGCAGCAACCCATTTGCCCAAGCGATTAAATAGCTTTCTGGATCACAGTGTGCTCCAACTCGAAGAACAACATCAACAATGGACTCACACACTGAATTGCATAGCATACGCGACTGTGTTTCGGTCTTCCATCTGCACTACCAGCATGCTATGCCATCTTCTAGCTCTACCACATACTAATTCATCTGCCTCGTCTTGCCATACAGCCTCCATATACGTTTTAATTGTATTGCTGAGGAACTGCCAGGAAAGGCTTGAAGGTCAGCACGAGCCCGATGACCTCTGTCAGATTCAGTAGCAGAAACACCATCTGGTCGCCTGTATATAAATGAAATCGACGTATGCAGGGTTTAATCAAATACCTTTTGAAATCGATGTCCTCTGTTGTCATTGCACTAAGTTCAAATTGGAACTATTGCTTGTATACACTAATTTAGCACACTTGCGCTTCGATTGACCATTAGTACTATTTTTTACCATCAGTATGGTAGCACTGCAAGTTATTTAGTTCTCAGCATATTTACCTGGAAAGAATGCCGCGTGTTGGCGCTTTTGTGCCCATGAGAATCTACAATCAGAGTTATTTCAACATTGAGTCtcttttacaaaaaaaaatacatgtacaAACTTGTTAGAATTGGTTCATGCTTTCATGTTCATCAGGACAAGAAGCAATCGCTATGCTAGGACGAACAGATAAAACTAGCAACATTTTAATCACTGCGATTACATCATATGAATAACAAGAGCTATGCATCCCTATTTGCACATGGACCATTCAAATACACTATTCAATCCCGGAAGTTGATATTGAGAGAAACCTCCTAATAACTTTGTTCAGTTTTTTTTCCCTAACCCATAAGAGTGTTAGACAGCATTGCTTATACTTACATTACACCTGCACAGGCTGGAGCGACAGCCTTGAACAATGACATTGTTGTTGTAGCTATTCCATTTGCAGCACCCCTTTGCTCTTGTGGCTATAAACAGCACCCAAATTAAATATTAGATTTATTtgacatttatttttgttaaggTATCAGACAATGATCGATCGAACTGAGATAAGTTGGACATGTACCACAGCATTGTTTTGCAGAAGGGAAGTGCCAGTAACTCTAGTTATCTGATCAACATAATCAAACATTAACCAGCAttatttttgtctaaatttcTTATGCTATACAATAGCAAACATATTTAACCATTTACAGTGGTAAGTGGTGAAGTATTTTAGGGGCTGAATCTCAGAACTATAACCTCATAGAGTACTTACAGCAAGAATACTTTTGATCATTGCTGCACTATAGAGAGCCACACCAAGTCTTAGTCCTGATATGTGTGTCATAAAGGGATAGGTAGCAATTATTGGTATAGATAGTGCCTGCGATGCTTAAGGTCAATCGATAAGAACTGAAAACGGTTTTTTATAGAGAAAACAGGCAAAATAAGTAATGAGTAAACTGCAATAAGTCAAAAATTTGTGACAAATAGTAACTCACTGATGCAACACGGGTTGAGTGTATAGGTCCAAGGATTTTGTCGACCCAACGATAAACCAAGAGTTGATATACTAGAAGACTGGCACCTACATTGTACCAAAAGACGATTATTGAGTATTGACGTTCCAGAATTGCATTTAGTACAGCATAACCATAAAGCACAAACATCGTATGATTAAATGACTGCCTAAGATTCTTTAAATTTTTCAGAAAGCAGTTGGTTGAACTAGAATTACCTGCGACTGTAAGAACTTGCCCAACATCTTTAGATGAAAAACTAAGGCCGCCATATTTTCTATTACTTACAGTCCACAGAGAAAATATCTGACATTGAATTGTAACAAAAAATGTTTAGAACCATTACATTTCAGTGTAGCAGATAAGATGTTATCGCGTCAGTAGATGTTACCTCACTATATGCAGTGTCATGAAGTGAGAAGACAGAATATGTGATAATGGATGACATTAATGGCCAGTTTTTGAATAAACTCTTCTTAGGTAATTCTGCATTTTCTTGAGTTGTAGAACCTTCGGCTGTTTCAACTGCTCTCTCATGGCCTTTGTGCTTATGTAGGGTCTCCTGTTTAGTTAATCGATGAATGgcatttattaaaaattaacaaTAGAAATAAGATCACATGTAAGTTCAAAATAAACTAGCagatttttttgtttatttcaaGGTAGGATAGGATATTCACATGGATCATGCAGTTAATTTGAATATATGTTTTGGCTCATTTAGTACTGCAAGTCTGCAGCAGGGCAATTATGTTCTTTTCTCGACCAGGGTGGATTTTTCAGACCCCCGGCTAAATTAGGATTAACCCAACCTCTGAAGTCTttcctttcgctattttttcCTTTAGGAACAAATCCAGTGATTTTTTTGGGCTTGAGAACAAATCCCAGCTCTTTTGGGGCTTAATCAGGACATATTTTTTTGCGAATAATCAGGACATATTTAGGTATAAATAAAACATAAAGACTTACAAAAAGCTCTTCGAGATAAACATGAAAACAGATAAATTTAATATCGTACATAGAGACAGAGTAGGCCATACTTACCGGGAGCCATGCACAGCTTATGAAGACCAAGGCAGCTAAAAATGATATACATAAACATGGTAGAAGATATGGGAACCTGCATGATTTTGGATCAAGCAGATAAAATCGAAAAATACTTTACCTGTCTTATTGTGTAAAGAATTCAATTTCAGGCGAAAGGAATACCTTTCGAAAATTGACTTCTCATGAAACAGATGAGGATATTGTTTGACAGGCTGTTAATAAGAAAGACATAAATGATGAAAAATAATCCAAATGGTCCACAAATAATAATCTTTGTGAGATACCTGTGCTAGGTAGCCCCCAATTGCTGGGCCAATTATCACACCCATTCCCCACGCTGTGCTGACCTAAATTTGACGAAATGGATCAAACTGAGTTCATGACCCAAGTGTTTTATATGCAGAATTGGGACTTACAATTGATATACCCAAAGCTTGATGTTCAGGTCGACAAACTTCAATGGAGTAAGCCTGTAGCCACaagcaaaaaatatattattggCTAGACATTTGCCAGAATTAGAACATCAACCGACACTGACATCATTCCTTCATTTGTTCTTCGGAATTGTCCCTATTACACAGTATCAAAGTACCTTTACTGGTGCAAGGAATCCATTTAGAGCACCAAGAAGGAACCTTGTAGTAATAGCCATCCAATATTTCACACTAAATCCAAACAAAGTGTTGAATATAATGCTGAAACGTAGATTTGGATATGGGTGAGCAAACATGCAGTAAAGGGTTTCGGCTTTCATGAATACATTTTGGTCCCATTTCTTAGGGAAAGAAGAAAGATGCGACGAGTGCTTACACCGAAAATACTGAGAATGCAATCACAGGCTTCCGGCCAATACGATCTGCCACCATGCCCCAAAAAACTGACGCAAAACCTCTGCCGATCATATACGATGCAcctgaagaaaaagaaaacaagtatCACGACCAGGTACGCACtgattatatttataaaaagagTGTACGCACTGAATATTGATATACTAATTTTTGAGACAAAGAAGTACGCATGAATGTTGTTGCTACTCATTGGCACTTGGGTGTGACAAATCTTACCGAGAAACCCAGCATAGAATCCAatgtcttcttctctttgagcAACATGCAGATCTCTTATCTGTTTCACAAATCAGCATCATATTGCAAAATACGTACAGATTACAGAGGAAGAAAATATGGGAATATACAGAATGGCACGCCAGCTTACCATGAAGTACAAGAACGGGAACAAGGAGGTTATCGGCAGAGCTGGGAAAAAGATAAGAAGAGGGGTGGcttaattttagaaataagtAGAGATAGGGAGTAGTATatttcagaagaagaagaaggaatgaTCTGATCTATAGCTGGTCGAGAAGGAACGACCAAGACTTGCAGTAGAATAAGACCAGGGAGCAGGTCGATTAAGAAATGGATAATCAGGCAGCACTGCACGTTGGTATTTGCATAGAATATGTACACACAAGTACCGGATGCGAACGTGGTGATCCCAACGAAGAAGAGCTCCTTGTATGGAAGGCCCTCGTGGCTCTCCTTCCTCCGCTCCACGGCGCAGCCGGGGCAGCCGTCGTAGTACACCTtggccggcgacggcggcggcggcggcgactcccCCATTAGTTTCAGCCTCTCGACGTACGACGACTCGGCGGAGCTGAAGGTGATCGACCCACAGCTAGCGTGCAGCACGAGAAGGAGAGGCGATGAACAAGTTGAGTTCTTTGTCACTAGATCGatggacgagagagagagagagagagagagaaatcgaTCGAGCTGAAACGGAGCTGGTTTGAAGGAGACTGGAACGGCCGCGAGTGTGGAAACGAAGCTGTTATGCGAGCCGCGTTACCTGGACCTCTCTCTAGTCTcttccacaaactgatggcaggactgcaggagagagagagcgacaGATGGGCGGGCGGGGAACGATGCCCGTGGATTGCAGGGCCGCAAGACGCCACCGGCCGCTCAGGTCTCGCGgccccgtcgccgtcgccgtcgccgtcgccgtgccTGTGCGCACGTacggcacggcacggcgcgACAAGGGAGTGGAGTAGTACGTAGTCGCTGTCAGTTTCAGATGAGTCCGGTTGCACTGCAGGTGCAGGTGTTAATCGACGACGTCTTAGCAGACGCCATGCAATTATGCAAACCAAAACACTCCAAATCGTGATCGACAAACGCATTAGGCCAGAGTTGATGAACTTTTCGGCAGCATTCGTGAAGTGGCGTGGCCCTGGCAAGCGGCGAGAGCTCCTAGGATGAGAGAATTTTGACCAAATAAATTGCTTGCCCTGTTGcattgttgtttcctttttttggcAAATCACAATCTAACTCGGCCTATCTCGTTTGGCCATTACACGTTGTACTCAAACTCTGCTTATTTTAAGTCTCTTCTTCTAAAAATTAACATGCAAAGCTTTTGCGTGCTTGTTAAAAACACTCCAAATCGTGATCGACAAACGCCGGGTACTACTAATTTGGGCCCGTTCCCGGCAAAGGTAATTACATGCCGTGTTAAAGACATTTGCATTGCCTTCAAGCGTGACTTGATTACGATGTTCTAGCTACCGaggctttttcttcttcttttcgagAACTACCCCGTAGTACTACCTGGGGTAGCCGTCGTAGTACATCTTCGTAGTACTACCCGGGGTAGCCGTCGTAGTACACCTTTGGTCGCCGGAGGCAGCGCAgagcagaggaggaagaggaagaggaggtggaCGAGTTactctaaaattttaaataacaAACGGGCAACAAGGAACTGACGAGGGAAAAGCCGAGGAAATGAAGGAAGCAGCAgagaaaacttttttttaataaaggaaTAAGACTTATTCTGGTCTCTGTACAGAGTTATGCACGCAGCCGTTCATTATTAGAAGGTTTAACAAAATATCTAGTATTCCGGATAGATTAAGCAAAAACATGAGTGAACTAAAAAAGCCCGAGCCTAGTCAAGCAGAAAGTCTATTTCTAAACAGCCAACCATATCGGGCGTAAATTTCCATCGTTGTCGATTCCATTCTTCGACATGCGTCTTTTATAAGAGGCCGATCCTCCGTCTTTTGTAGCAAAGACCAAAAACAAATCCAGTAAGTGTCCTGAAAAGAAGCTGCATAGAAAAATGAACTTTTGACCTGTCAAAAATCACATCATTTTGACTTAACCAAATAACCCAACAAAGAGCACTAGCTCCAACCAAAGTGTGGTTTTTAAAATCTTGACTCATCCCATTAAGCCAACTACCAAACATATTGGAGACACTAGTTGGTGGATTTAAACCAAACGTAACCTGAACCACACGCCAAATAAATTTAGCAGCGTGACATTCGAAAAAAAGATATTGTATTGTTTCATCATGATGACAAAAACAACATATGGTACTTCCTTCCCAACATCGTTAGTTAGAGTCTTTCCATTAAACAAAAACCATAAGAACACTTTAATATTTAGTGGTAGATTTAGCTGCCAAAGATATAAGTTGTTTGGAATGACGAATTCACTAATCAAAGATCTATACATCGATCGGACCGTGAATCTTTCAAGTTGATGTAAAGACCATTGAAATGTATCACGACTATCATTAAGCTGTATAGAAGCCAACTTATGAAGTAAGTCATTCCAAGCTGTCATATTATTTCCAATCAGTGTTCTTCTAAAGGCAATATTGAGAGGTCTTGTCCTAAAAATATCTGCAACCGTGGTATTTTTTCTGTAtgaaatttgaaataaagatGGATATTGCTGTTTAAGAGATGTTTGTCCTAGCCAAACATCCTCCCAAAATCTTATCAGATTCCCATTATTTAATGTAAAGGATCCCAACCTGAGGAAATCATGTTTGACAGCCATAAGGCCAGTCCAAAACTGAGAATCTTCAGTTTTATGCTCCACTTGAGCAATTGTTTTGTTTCtcagatattttttttcttaaaaggtCTTGCCACACCCCTTCTCCATTTATCAACTTAAAAAGCCATTTACTAAGTAAGCATTTATTTTGTAGTTCTAAGTTGAGGATACCTAATCCTCCTTGATCCTTAGGTGTACAAAGAATGCTCTATTTCGTaagtctatattttttcttgtgccCATCAGATTGTCAAAAGAAACGAGAACGATAGTAATCTAATTTCTTTAGAATCCTTTTAGGCacttgaaagaaagaaagcatgaacatgGATAGGCTACTTAAAACCGAATTTATAAGGACAAGATGTCCCCCATAAGATAAATGTTTTCCTTTCCAACAACTCAATTTCCTCTGGAATCTCTCTTCAATTTCTTTCCATTCCTTATTTTAAAGTCTTCTATGATGCATTGGAATGCCTAAGTATTTAAAAGGGAAAGAGCCAGATTTACATCCAAAAATTTGTGAATATTCGGCCTCATAATCTTTTGTTTTACcgtaacaaaatattttatttttatgaaaatttattttcaagcCTGAAAGCTGCTCAAAAGCACGTAGCAGGAGCTTCATATTTTTGGCATGAtctaaattatgatccataaagAGAACAGTATCGTCCGCGTATTGTAAGATAGAGAGACTATTTTCAACAAGGTTAGGTATGACACCAGCAATTTGCCCCTCCTCTTTAGCTCGCTCAATGAGAATGGCCAACATATCCATAATCACATTGAACAAGATTGGAGATAGGGGATCCCCTTATCTCATACCCttttttagtttgaaaataatGTCCTATATCATCATTGATTTTTATCCTTACACTCCCTCCAGAAACTACATGTTCTATCCA is part of the Phragmites australis chromosome 12, lpPhrAust1.1, whole genome shotgun sequence genome and harbors:
- the LOC133886601 gene encoding protein ZINC INDUCED FACILITATOR-LIKE 1-like isoform X1 codes for the protein MGESPPPPPSPAKVYYDGCPGCAVERRKESHEGLPYKELFFVGITTFASALPITSLFPFLYFMIRDLHVAQREEDIGFYAGFLGASYMIGRGFASVFWGMVADRIGRKPVIAFSVFSVIIFNTLFGFSVKYWMAITTRFLLGALNGFLAPVKAYSIEVCRPEHQALGISIVSTAWGMGVIIGPAIGGYLAQPVKQYPHLFHEKSIFERFPYLLPCLCISFLAALVFISCAWLPETLHKHKGHERAVETAEGSTTQENAELPKKSLFKNWPLMSSIITYSVFSLHDTAYSEIFSLWTVSNRKYGGLSFSSKDVGQVLTVAGASLLVYQLLVYRWVDKILGPIHSTRVASALSIPIIATYPFMTHISGLRLGVALYSAAMIKSILAITRVTGTSLLQNNAVPQEQRGAANGIATTTMSLFKAVAPACAGVIFSWAQKRQHAAFFPGDQMVFLLLNLTEVIGLVLTFKPFLAVPQQYN
- the LOC133886601 gene encoding protein ZINC INDUCED FACILITATOR-LIKE 1-like isoform X2 — its product is MGESPPPPPSPAKVYYDGCPGCAVERRKESHEGLPYKELFFVGITTFASALPITSLFPFLYFMIRDLHVAQREEDIGFYAGFLGASYMIGRGFASVFWGMVADRIGRKPVIAFSVFSVLTPLKFVDLNIKLWVSTAWGMGVIIGPAIGGYLAQPVKQYPHLFHEKSIFERFPYLLPCLCISFLAALVFISCAWLPETLHKHKGHERAVETAEGSTTQENAELPKKSLFKNWPLMSSIITYSVFSLHDTAYSEIFSLWTVSNRKYGGLSFSSKDVGQVLTVAGASLLVYQLLVYRWVDKILGPIHSTRVASALSIPIIATYPFMTHISGLRLGVALYSAAMIKSILAITRVTGTSLLQNNAVPQEQRGAANGIATTTMSLFKAVAPACAGVIFSWAQKRQHAAFFPGDQMVFLLLNLTEVIGLVLTFKPFLAVPQQYN